ATGAACCCACGAATAGAAGTCTTGAGATTTGCCTCGTGGCTTAGACAGAACCAATGTTCGGTCTAACAGATTAACCTCACTTTTTTCCGGAATTAGGAGTACAGCACAGTCACGTAAAACCAATTTTACACGGAGGATCCATCATGGATGCTTTATCGTCTCGTATAgcatgatataatttattaatacaatagtaTAATATACATAGGAGGACATTAACCTGGAACTTCTACCTCTACTACCTCTCTGGCTAGGTAACTGTTTGGAAACCTTTTGATATAGCATTTTCTTCACAATACAACAAGCCAGTACTAAACGTAACCATTTATACGATTTTCAGATCATTTTgcataagaaaacattttttggtgGTTAAAGGAACGTATTCTTTGTTTGAGGTACCAATTTTAGCCCACATTCATTTATCTAATCGTTATATAACATTTCTAGATTGTTGTGTACAAAGTGTATTCACCCTTTAACATAACCTCTTTGACTCAAAAATGCTCTATACTTTAAGgccatttttaaaaaactttccgCGTACAAAACACACTGAAagttaaacaaacttttatttttttctggaaaTAAAATCCTCTAACTCAACATATAATAGGGGGAAAGCCCAAGAGCAAAAACCAGAGTTAATTAAAGAGTCTATTATGGATTCTGAATCTTCTTCATTCTATTCAATAaggaaaacatataaaatactataaacacaTGAAAGAGGAATCTTAGTGGAATATCACTGGATCCCAatggaaaaataacatttatagggTACCAGTAAACCTACTGGAACAGATTGTGTGAAGGtttaattatttgtgtatgtTAACCACATGTTACAACTTTTAACCTACTTGTTTCAAATTTCTTTTCACTCAGTGCTACTGAACTACGAGGCACTTTTTTGGCACTTTTTTTGGCTCTTTTATGtaggttaatttatttatttcatggcTATTAAAATGAATCAATGTTTAGGTTGATATTATCATATATCTTCTTTTGTATTGACAGATTTTACTTTGTGGATGCAGATCCAGGAAAAGCTGGCAGCGTTATTGGTACGCAAGATATTTTAAAGAGTTCCCAaaagatttacaaattttcaCTACAATAACACAATGTTGTTTGTTTCAGATTGAAGGAGATGAGGGCATGTGTTCTGCTGCTATGCCTGCTCCACTGGCGCCTGATCCAGCACGGGACAGATGGCAAACGGTTCGATCCCTCCATGGTAGACCCTCTGATGCGGAGGAGCCCCTTGGACAAGAACTTCATGAGGTTCGGCCGCTCAAGTCCAGCATATACGGAGGAAGATGAAGCCGAAGAGAGAAATGATTCTTCACCGGACGTGGAAACGAGTAAAGAAGAAAACTTTCTGAGATCTATGCGAGGAAAAGACAACTTCATCCGATTCGGAAGAGGGAGAACTGATAATTTTATGAGGTTCGGTAGAGGAAAGCAAGACAATTTTATGAGGTTCGGACGAGGTCCCAATGAGAATTTCATGAGATTTGGAAGAGGGAAGCAAGATAACTTTATGCGCTTGGGTAGGGGAAAACAGGACAATTTTATGAGGCTTGGTAGAGGTAAGCAAGATAACTTTATGCGTTTTGGTAGGGGCAAACAAGACAATTTCATGAGGTTCGGAAGAAAATTTGAAAGTGATGTTTTGGACACGTTTAACAAATATGAAGGCGTTGATCCGGAACTTTTACGAGAAGCAAGAGGCAAACAAGACAACTTCATGAGGTTTGGAAAGAGCTCATCAGCAGGATTTGATATTGACATACCAATTGCAATGCGCTCCATCACTCCAAAgagtaatagtaattttataaggTTTGGAAGAGGTAAACAAGACAGTTTCATGCGCTTCGGAAAGTCAGATGGTAAGCAAGGATTTTCACATTTTGTTGAAGATCTAGAAGATGCTGGAGAAATTAAAGATCCTACTATCAGCACCACAGATTTATTCAATGATCAAACCTCTtccaataacattttcaaaagggCAGCAAAATCTAAACAGTCTGACTTGCTCCGTTTTGGGCGGCAACCTCCTAACAAAGATGACAGCTTTATCAGATTCGGAAGAAACTCTCCAGGTCAACCCGAAGAAGACCCATTAACTACTGACTTCATTCCTCAAAGGCTGAAACGTTCTGTACCAAACTTCTATGACACTCAAGACGAAATGTACCCCCAGTACGAACAAGAAGGCCACATTATAACTCCATTTTCCTCGCTTTCAGACGGTACAGAAAATGGATTTTCTTCTCAGATGGAAGACTACACCAGTAGAAAGAAGCGATCTTTGAGTCACGCACCATCAACCGCTGCTCCTCTTGCAGAAGAAGATTCTTCAGTAGATTATGTATTCACTAAAATTCGCTTTGATAGTCCA
This Homalodisca vitripennis isolate AUS2020 chromosome 3, UT_GWSS_2.1, whole genome shotgun sequence DNA region includes the following protein-coding sequences:
- the LOC124357646 gene encoding FMRFamide neuropeptides, whose amino-acid sequence is MRACVLLLCLLHWRLIQHGTDGKRFDPSMVDPLMRRSPLDKNFMRFGRSSPAYTEEDEAEERNDSSPDVETSKEENFLRSMRGKDNFIRFGRGRTDNFMRFGRGKQDNFMRFGRGPNENFMRFGRGKQDNFMRLGRGKQDNFMRLGRGKQDNFMRFGRGKQDNFMRFGRKFESDVLDTFNKYEGVDPELLREARGKQDNFMRFGKSSSAGFDIDIPIAMRSITPKSNSNFIRFGRGKQDSFMRFGKSDGKQGFSHFVEDLEDAGEIKDPTISTTDLFNDQTSSNNIFKRAAKSKQSDLLRFGRQPPNKDDSFIRFGRNSPGQPEEDPLTTDFIPQRLKRSVPNFYDTQDEMYPQYEQEGHIITPFSSLSDGTENGFSSQMEDYTSRKKRSLSHAPSTAAPLAEEDSSVDYVFTKIRFDSPPKPEYHSSLLSAGIPNVIVGPEFSLLPDLDPPSSMLKKSRPGDQNFLRLG